The sequence below is a genomic window from Kitasatospora kifunensis.
CCTTGAGGTCGGAGCTCATCGCGGGCAGTACGCCCGCGGGTAGGGTCTCGGTCAGACTGGTGATGAAGACGGCGGTGGCCAGCGCCAGTAGGGCGAGCAGCGGGAGCCTGGGTGCCGCCGCTGCGGCGGCTTCGGCCGCCTCGGTGGTTTCGGAGGCTTCGGTGGCATCGGCCGCTCTGGTGGCTTTGGTGGCTTTGGTGGCTTTGGTGGCTGAATTGAGGGGTCGTCGAATGCTCTGGGTTCGCATGGCGAGTATGGTCGAACCTTCACATTGATGTGAGGGTCAACTCGACCGGCTGTGAGGTGGCACACGTGCGCATCGGAGAACTCTCGGAGCTGACCGGCACACCCCGCCGGCTGCTGCGCTACTACGAGGAGCAGGGGCTGATCGTCGCCGAGCGCGCCGCCAACGGCTACCGCGAGTACGACGAACGCTTCGTGGACCGGGTACTGCAGATCAGGGGGCTGCTCGATGCCGGGCTGCCGACCCGGATCATCAAGCAGATCCTCCCCTGCCTGGACAAGCCGCGGATCATCCACTTCACCGACGCGACGCCCGAGATGATCGCCACCCTGGAGCACGAGCGCGACCGGATGACCGAGCGCGTGCAGTTCCTGACCCGCAACCGGGATGCGATCGCCGAGTACCTGGACGCGGTGCGCGACAACCGGAGCTCGAAGGCGGGTTGACGCGCGATCCGCTCTACCGCCGGTCGGCGGAGTCAGTGGAAGAACTGGGCGATCGCGAAGACGATCAGCACCGCCACGATGAGGACGAGCCCACCGGCCCCGCCCAGGCCCGGTCGGCCGGAGCGGCGGCCGTTGCCGCCACCGCCCCAGACCGCCGGCCCGGTGGGCGGCAGGCCGCCCCCGTGGTGGTGATGGTGATGGCCGGCACCATGGTGATGCCCGCCGCCGAAGTGACCCCCGTGGTGCCCGCCGCCGAAGTCGCCGCCACCGCTGTGACCGTCCATCAGAACCTCCCTGGCAAGGGTTGCTTGTACCAAGGCTGGCACCTCACCGGCGAATGAAGCCTCAAGAGAAGCTCTGAGCCCTCACCTCCCGCATATCTTGACCGATCGTTCTAGATCGTCCTACGATCCTTCGCATGGCAAGGACCAAGGAGTTCGACCCCGAAGCCGCCCTGCAGGCGGCCATGGAGCTGTTCTGGCAGCGCGGCTACGAGGCCACCTCGATGGCCGACCTGGTCGAGCGCCTCGGGGTCGGCCGGGCCAGCCTGTACGCCACCTTCGGCAGCAAACACGACCTCTACCTGAAGGCGCTCGACCGGTACGCCGAGTTGACCGACCCGCAACTGCTGGCCGAGCTGTCCCAACCCGGCCCGGCGCTGCCGGCGGTGCGCGCGGTCCTGCGGCGCTACGCCCTCAACTCGCTCGGCGAACAGCGCGAGCGCGGCTGCTTCGTGGTCAACACGGCAGCCGAACTCGCCTCCCACGACGCCGAGTCGGCGCGCCGGGTGCTGGCGAGCTGGGACCATCTGGAGACCTTGCTGGCCTCCGCGCTGACCCGGGCGCAGGCCCAGGGAGAGCTCGGGCCGCAGAAGGATCCGCGAGCCCTGGCGAGGCTGCTGCTGGCACTCCTGCAGGGCGTGCGGCTGATCGGCAAGGCCTGCGGCGACGACGGCCGGGTCAGGGACGCGATCGCACAGGCGGAGTCCCTGCTCGACTGAACCGGGGCCGAGAGTCCGCGCGGGGCCGGTTCGGCCGTCCCGGCCGCTGCGCTCATTCAGGAACGTTCGTTCCAGATCAAGCTCAACCCAACCCACCTCAAGGACAGAACCATGACCGCAAGCACAGCCACCGCGCGTTTCGCCGACCGGACCGTTCTCGTCACCGGCGGTGGCTCCGGCCTCGGCCGGGCCATCGCGCTCGCCTTCGCCGCCGAAGGCGCCAAGGTCGTCGTCTCCGGACGCACCGCCCAGAGCCTGGACGAGACCGTCCAGTTGATCGGGACCGCGGGCGGTCGGGGCCTGGCCGTGGTGGCCGACACCGCTCGTCCCGCCGAGGTCGAGGCGCTGGTGCAGCGGACCGTCGAGGCCTTCGGCGGCCTGGACGTCGCGGTCAACAACGCGGGGATCCTGCGGGGCATCGGGCCGATAGCCGAGGTCGAACTCGATGACTGGCAGGAGCAGTTGAACACCAACGTGACCGGTGTCTGGCTGGCCATGAAGCACGAGATCGCCCACATGAAGGCGCACGGGGGCGGCGCGATCGTCAACATCGCCTCGAACCTCGGCGCTCACCGGCGGGTCCCGAACATGGTCGCCTACGCGACCAGCAAGGCCGCCGTCTCGGCACTGACCCGGGGCGCCGCCCTTGACCACATCGGCGACGGCGTGCGGATCAACGCCGTCAGCCCCGGCTCCTCCGCCACCACGATGTCGCTGCGTCCCGGTGAGAGCGAGGCGCAGCGCGCCGACCGGATCAAGAGCGGGACGCCGCTGGGACGCCTCGCGCAGGTCGAGGAGGTCGCAGCGGCCGTCCTCTACCTGGCCTCGGACGCGGCGGGCGCGGTCGTCGGCGCCGACCTGGTGATCGACAGCGGCTCGGCGGCCTGACCCCCGCCCCAGCTGGAGACCCTCACTCCTTGAGCGCCCCCGTGCTGCCGCCCCGAACGAAGTGGCGCTGGAAGACGAAGAAGACGACCGCGACCGGGACGGTGGCCAGCAGCGCGGCGGTCAGCTTGAGCGGGTACTGGGTGCCCGAGCCCAGTCCGCCGGAGACGAACTGCACCAGGCCGGTGGTCAGGGTGGCGTGGTCGGCGGACTGAGTGGTGACCACGAAGTGCGTGAACTCGTTCCAAGTACCCTGGAAGGAGAGGACGGTGAGGGTGATCAGGGCGGGCTTGGCCATCGGCAGGATCACCGACCAGTAGGTCCGGAAGACCCCCGCCCCGTCCACCCGGGCGGCCTCCTCGATCTCCTGCGGCACCGACTCGAAGAACTGCTTCATGATGAAGACGCCGACCGCGTCCACCAGCAGCGGCACGATCATCGCCGTGTAGGTGTCGTAGATCCCGAGGTACTGCACCACCAGAAATTTGGGGATCATCAGCACCACACCCGGCACGGCCATCACCGAGATCAGCCCCACGGTCAGCAGGCCCCGGCCGGGAAAGCGCAGCCGGGCCAGCGCGTAACCGGCCAGCGAGTCGAAGAACACCCGCCCGACCGTGACCACCACGGTGACCAGCACGGAGTTGCCCAGCCAGGTCGGGAACGGCACGGCATCCGAGCCGCCGCCGAACAGCTGCCGGTAGCTGGCCAGCGTGAACGGGTGCGGGATCAGGCTGAGCGGTGAGGCGGCGGCCTGCGGGTCCGTCTTGAAGGTCGTCGCCAGCTGGATCACGAACGGCAGCAGGAAGACCAGTGCCACCACCGCCAGCAGCAGCGTGCCGAGCAGCCGTGGCGTCCGGGAGCGCTTGCGCCGCAAGGGAGTTGGCGTGTTCATCGGCCAGCCCTTCCCGCCTGATCCTGCGCCTGCCGCTGCGTGCGAACTCGCGCACGCACCCGCCGTGTCAGCGCGACGCGGGCACCGCCCGCGTCGCGTTCGCGCAGCAGCAGGCGCTGCAACCCGGTCATCAGCAGGATGATCGCCAGCAGGACGAAGGAGATCGCCGCCCCGGTGCCGTACTGCGCGTCCTTGAAGCTCACGCCGTAGGAGAGGAAGGCCGGGGTCAGCGTGGTGTTGGCGGGCGCCCCTTGACTCATCACGTACACCTGGTCGAAAACCTGCCAAGTGCCGATCAGGCCAAGGGTGATGACCAGGAAGAGGACCGGGCGCAAGGCCGGCACGATGACATGGCGCAGCACCTGGCGCCCGTTGGCGCCGTCCAGCCTGGCCGACTCCAACTGGGCCTCGGGGATGTCCTGCAGGGCTGCCAGGAACATCAGCATGAAGGTGCCCGAGGTGGTCCAGACGACCAGGAAGATGATCGTGCACATCGCGATCGACGGCCCGGAGAGCCAGTCCCACCAGGAGAGTCCGAGCGCGCCGTGGTCGGCCAGCGCGGCCGGCGGGGCGGCCGGGTCGACCAGGCCCAGGCCGCCGAGCACCACCCATACCAGCCCGCGCGCGTCGGTGAACCAGTTCGGCCCTTTGATACCAACCCACTTGAGCAGGCTGTTGACGGCTCCGCTGCTCTGGAAGAGGAAGAGGAAGACGGTGGAGACCGCGATCGAGCTGGTGACGGAGGGGAAGTAGAACGCGGTGCGGAACAGTCCCTTGCCCTTCAGCCGCCGCCGGTTGACGGCCAGTGCCAGCGCCAGCGCCAGGCCGGTCTGCAACGGGACGACCAGCAGGACGTAGTAGAGGTTGTTGCGCAGCGAGGTCATGAAGAGCGTGCGGGTCAGGCCGTCGTGCGTGAAGAGGTCCTGGTAGTTGCGCAGGCCCACGAAGTCGGCGGCGCCGGAGAACGGGTTGGACTGGCCGTCCCAGTTCAGCAGGCTCACCCAGAGCGCCATCACGACGGGCAGCGCCAGGAAGAGCCCGAGGATCACCACCATGGGGCTGACGAAGAGCCAGCCCCACAACCCCTGGCCGCGCGCCGCGCTCGACCCACGTCGGGTGGGCCCACGCCGGGTGCTGGTGGCGCCGCCGCGCCCCGGTTCGACGACGGCGGCAGTGGCGGCGGTGGCCGTTCTCACTGCGTGTTCCCGCTCAGCGCGCTCTCGCCGTTCTTCTGCAGATCGGCCAGCAGCTTGGTCGGGTCACTGCTCACCAACTGCGCGAGCGAGGTGTTGAACTGGGCCATCACCTGCCGCATACCGGGTGCGTTCACCGGAAGTTGGGCGTAGGAGGCACCGTCCGCCCAGGCCGCGGACTTCGGGTCCTGCTGCTTGAAGGCGGCCAGCAGCGTCTGCTTCGAGGGCATCACACCGACCGTCTTGGCAAAAGTCAACTGGTTGCTGTCGCTGGTGAGTTCATTGATCAGGGCGACTGCCGCCGCCTGGTGGCGGCTCTTGGTGGCCACGCCCCAGCAGTCGGTGAAGTCCATCGTGCCCTTGCCGGCCGGGCCGTCGGGCAGCGGGAGAAGCGCGTACGGGGTGCCCGGGAAGTCCTTGGCCATCGCGCCGGCCAGCCAGTTGCCCTCGATGGTCATCGCGGCCTTGCCCTTGCCGAACGCCTCTCCTCCCCAACCGGCGTCGAGGTCCTTCGGGAACTTCAACACACCGTCGGTCAGCAACTGCTTGACGTAGGCCAGGGCTTGGACGTTGCTCTGGTCGCTGGCCGTCATCTTCGTCTGGTCCGCGTTGGTCAGCCAGCCACCGGCCTGCTTGAAGAATCCGCCCAGCTCGTTGTAGTCGGCGTTGACCGACAGGCCGGTGACGCCGTTGCCGGTGAGCTTCTTGGCTACGGCCGCCAACTGGTCCCAGGTCTTGGGATAGTCGGCGGCGGTGAGCCCTGCTTTCTGCCACAGGTCCGTGTTGATCGCCAGCGCGAGCGTCGACTGGTCCTTGGGAGCACAGTAGAGCTTGCTGTTGTAGGTGAACGCCCCGAGCAGCGTGGGACTGTAGGCGTCGCGATCCTTGAGCTGGTCGCCGTAGGCATACAGCGCACCGCGCTTGGCGTAGGTGGAGAACTGGTCGGAGGAGACGTAGAAGACGTCCGGCGGGTTGTCACCCGCGAAGGCCTGGCCCAGCTGCTGGTCCATGTTCTGTGCGATGTCCACCGTGACGCTGTTGCCCGTGGCCTTCGCCCAGGCGTCGGTGGCCGCCTTGACCGCATCGGTCTCGGCGGCGCCCGAGGTGGCGATCAGCACCTTGAGCTCCTGCTTGCCCGAACTCTGCTGACTGGCACCGGTCTTGGAGAAGCCCGAGGAACAGGCCGTAGCGAGCAGGGATAGCGTCAGTCCGCTGACCGCGAGGGGAAGAAGTGCTATGCGGCGCATGGTCGTCCTCCGAGCGTCATATCCGGTGGTGCGAGGGTGTGGGGGTCTACGTTGCGGTGCGGACCCGGACCGGTCCTGGTGGGGGATGCTGCTCTACCGCGAACTCCGCTGCGAGCCCTGCTGTGAGCTCTGTTGCGAGCTCTGTTGCGAGCTCTGGCGGACGATCAGACGTGGCGTCAGCAGCCGCTGTTCACTGGCTCGTTGAGGATCGGCGAGACGGGCCAACAGCAACCGCACGCAGTCCTGGGCGACCTGCTCCAGCGGCTGCTCCACCGAGCTGAGGGCGGGGTCGAGCAGGGCCGCGATCGGGGAGTCGTCGAAGCCGGTGACCGCCACGTCGTCGCCCGGCCGCAACCCCCGTTCGCGCAGCACGTCGTAGCAGCCCAGCGCCAAGGTGTCGCTCAGCGCCACGATCGCGGTCACCTCGCGTTCCAGCAGCTCCCGGGTGGCGCGGCGGGCGTCCTCGGCGGAGTTCACGGCGGCGGCGCGCAGGCCCGTGAGCGGCAGTCCGCGCCGCTCCAGCACCCGGCGCCAGCCCGCGGCCCGGTCCTCGCCCGCGTCGCTGTCCTGGGGCCAGCCGAGCAGGCCGATCAGCGCGTGCCCGGCGGTCGCCAGGTGCTCGGTGGCCGCCTCGGTGCCCGCCGAGCCATCCACGTCCACCCAGTCGCCGAACCCCTCCTCGCCCCAGGAGCGGCCGAAGGCGACGAACGGCACACCGTTGTCGTGCAGCCAGCGGTGCCGGGGGTCGGCGGTGCGGGTACGGTCCAGCACGAACGCGTCGACAGCCTGCTCGCGCAGGAGTTGGTCATAGCGCTGGATCTCCTGCTCGGCGGTGGCAGCCGGGAAGACCAGCAGCCGGTGGCCCACCGCGTCGGCGGCCTCGGTCAGCGCGTGCAGGAAACGGTCGTGCACCGCGTTGGAGCGGCCCGCGATGCTGGGCTCCAGCGCGTAGCCGATGGTCCGCGACTCGCGGCGACGCAGCGAGCGGGCGGCGGCGTGCGGCCGGTAGCCCAGTTCTTCGATGGCGGCTCTGACCCGGGCGAGGGTCTCGGGGCGCAGCAGTTCGGGGCTGTTGATCGCGTTCGAGACGGTCTGCCGGCCGACCTGCGCGTGCGCCGCGACCTCGGCCATGGTCGCGGGCCGGGAACGGGCCTGGGGACCATGGTGCGCCTCGGCCGGACCGTCAAGTCGGGACCTGGGTTGGGAATCCGCATGAGGGGGAACGTCTTTGGCCATCTGCTACGCAATCCGATGTTTCGGGTACGGTGTCGGTCGGATCAATTGGATCGTTCCAACTCTCCGATCGACGCTGACTGTACACGCCGTTCCAGGGAAATCAAGAAGGTCGAAGGTCCCCGAAGATGACGCACGAGAGCTCCCGCACCAGCCCACCCTCCGATGCCGGCCGGACCGTCGACCACCCCTGCACCGAGCGGCCCCAGACGGAGGATCAGCTGCGGACGCAGGATCAGCCCGCCCAGGGCCAGCCCTTCGTCCACGACGCCCGGCTCGTCCTGTGGGCGCCCTCCTTCGTGGCCTCGCGGGCCGACGGCGATCTCGCGGCGGCCGTCGACGGCTTCTACCACGGCGACCGGCGCTACCTGCGCTCGCTGCGCGTCTCGGTCGACGGGGTGCACCTCGCGGCGACCAACGCGGTGACCGAGTCCGCCGACCGCGCCGTCTTCGAAGCCGTCCTGCGCCAGGTCGGGCAGAGCACGGCCGACCCCGCCGTCACGCTGCGCCGGGAGCGCTCGGTTCAGCCTGCCCGCTTCACCGAGCTGGTCGAGGTCGTCAACCACGGTTCCCAGCAGGTGACATGCACGCTGCGGATCACGGCACAGGCGGACTTCGCCGCGATGGACGCGGTCAAGGCCGGGACGGCCCTCGCCGCGGTCGAACCGGCCTGCGAGGGGCAGCGGTTGACCTGGACGGCCGGGGGCGACCGGCTCTCGCTGACCGCTTCGGAGCCCCCGGCCGACGTCCGGGTCGACGGCCCGACCGACAGCCTGGCGGTGAGCTTGGTGGCCGACACCGAGGGCACCCTGCTCTTCGAGCTCGCGCTCGCACCCGGCGAGACCTGGCGCCGCGAGCTCACCGGTCTGGCCGAGAGCGGCACCCCCACCCCCTTCGAGCCCGTCGCGGCCGCCGACCGCCCCTGGGACGCCCTCGAACTCACCTGCGCGGACAGCGACTTCACCCGCCTACTGGCCCAGTCCGAACAGGATCTGGCCCGCCTGCTGCTGGCCGACCCGCAGGCCCCCACTGATGTCTTCGCGGCGGCCGGCGCACCCTGGTTCCTCACCCTGTTCGGCCGCGACTCGCTGTGGACCGCGCGGATGCTGCTCCCGCTCGGCACCGAACTCGCGGCCGGCACCCTGCGCACCCTGGCCCGCCGCCAGGGCCGGGCCACGGTCGCCGCCACCGAGGAGCAGCCCGGCAAGATCCTGCACGAAGTCCGCGCCGAACAGCAGGAGTTGGGCGACGGCACCCGGTTGCCGCCGCGCTACTTCGGCACCATCGACGCCACTCCCCTGTGGATCACGCTGCTGCACGACGCCTGGCGCTGGGGCCTGCCGGACAGCGAGGTCGCCGAACTCCTCCCGCAGCTCGAAGCCGCCCTCAACTGGCTGACGGAGTACGGAGATCCGGATGGTGACGGCCTGCTGGAGTACATCGACTCCACCGGCACCGGCCTGGCCAACCAGGGCTGGAAGGACTCCGGCGACTCGATCCGGTTCCGCGACGGCTCCCAGGCCAAGGCCCCGATCGCGCTGTGCGAGGTGCAGGCCTACGCCTACGAGGCCGCGCTGGCCGGCGCCACCCTGTTGGACGCCTTCCACCGTCCGGGCGCCGCCGGCTACCGCAGCTGGGCCGCCCGCCTCCAGGAGGCGTTCCGCCGCGCCTTCTGGGTGGCCGACCGACATGGCCGCTACCCCGCCATAGCCCTCGACGCGGACAAGCGTCCGGTGGACTCGGTCACTTCGGGGATGGGCCACCTGCTGGGCACCGGCCTGCTCGACGCCGAGGAGAGCCGCCTGGTCGCCGACCGACTGCTCAGCCCGGGCCTGGCCGACGGCTACGGGCTGCGCACCTACGCCGCCGAGAACGGCGGCTACAACCCGCTCGGCTACCACGTCGGCAGCATCTGGCCGCACGACACCGCGATCGCCGTGCACGGCCTGGCCAAGGCCGGGTTCCCGGACCACGCCCGCCGGTTGGCCGAGCGCCTGATCGCCGCCGGGCCCGCCTTCGAGGCCCGGCTGCCCGAACTCTTCGCGGGCACCGCCCGTAGCTCCTCCCGCCGCCCCGCCCCCTACCCCGCCTCCTGCCGCCCCCAGGCCTGGGCGGCGGCCGCGCCCGTCGCCCTGCTCCAGGCCCTGCTCGGCCTGCAAGCCGACGTGCCCGCCGGACGCCTCACCGTCCACCCCGCCGCGAGCAGGCTGCTGCCACTGAGCGTCCGCGGGCTGCGGGTGGCCGGTGTCCCGCTCACCGTCCAGATCGCCGCGGACGGCACGGTCCAGGCACAGACCTCGGCGGCGGTGGAGGTCCTGACCTCGCCACCGGACCGGCCGTAGACCATCGAGCCACGCCACCACCCCGTCACCCACCACCGGCCACCTGCCACCTGCCACCTGCCACCCACCGCCCACCACCCGCCGCCCACCACCGGTAAGGATTCGTCAGAGCAGCGCCCCCGGTCGCCAGGGATTCGTCAGGGCCGGTCGGCGGCCGGGCGCCGGCGGGTTGACTGGCCCGGTGCCCAACCGACCGACCGCCGGGCGCGCCCCGGCCGGCGCCGCCGTGCTGCCAGCCCCACCGATCCGCCGCGCGAGGCGCCAGCCGCTCCAACACCCGCTGCTCCGCTCCTGGTTCCTCCCCGAGGAACCCGGCCTGCCCACCCTGGCCGCTCACGTCCTGCTGACCGGGCACGGCGCCCACTGGAGCGAGGGACCCACCACGCCCCGCGCCGCCGTGGTGCACTGCGGGCCGTACCGGCTGCTGCGCGGCGACCCGCGCTTCCTGCGCCCCGAGCGCCTGGCGCCACTGGAGCGCGGCCAGTTCAGCATGCCCGACCGCTTCCTGCCACTGCTCGGGGCGACGTTCAGCCCGGTCATGCCGTGGGTGCGCCTGGTCTACACCCAACAGCTGCGCCCCCGGCGCCAACCGCTGCCCGTCGGCGTCCGGCTGCGCCCGCTGACCCCGCTGGACACCGCCCGACTGGACGCGCTGGGCCAGGAGTTGCGATGGATCACCGAGACCTGGGGGTCGAGCCGTGCCTTGGCTCGCACGGGCGGCGCCTGGGGCGCGTTCGTCGACGGCAGACTCGCCTCGGTGGCCACCGTCCACCTGCGCGGCGTGTCCCACGAGGACCTCGCCGTGGTGACCGCCCCGGAGTTCCGCCGGGCCGGCCTTGCCCTGGCCTGTGTGCTGGCCGCCGCCACGGCCATCCGCCACCGCGGCCGCATCCCGACCTGGAGCACGCCCCGCTCCAACGGCCCCAGCCGCGCCCTGGCCGAGGCCGCCGGCTTCCTCCCGGTGCGCGAGGAACTCGTCTACTGGGCCGGACCGGCGCGCTGACTCGGCGCTGCCGCCAACCGGGACCAGCCCCACTCGTACTGACGCCGGGAGGCGAACCCACCCGGCCCAGCGACCCGCCCACGCACGGGTGACAAGCCCCCCGCCCGCGTCGGCCCCTTGCTAGAACGGGACGGCAACACCGGCGCCGAGGGGGAGGCCCCCAATGACCACCCTGGCCACCGCCGTCCTGCGGCTGAACGCCAGACCGATCGACTACGCCCTGCTCGCCGTCTACTTCGCCGTGGTCCTGGGCATCGGCGCACTCGCCCGCCGGTCGGTCTCCTCCAGTCTCGACTTCTTCCTCTCCGGGCGCTCGCTGCCGGCCTGGGTCACCGGGCTTGCCTTCATCTCCGCCAACCTGGGCGCGGTCGAGATCTTCGGGATGAC
It includes:
- a CDS encoding amylo-alpha-1,6-glucosidase, encoding MTHESSRTSPPSDAGRTVDHPCTERPQTEDQLRTQDQPAQGQPFVHDARLVLWAPSFVASRADGDLAAAVDGFYHGDRRYLRSLRVSVDGVHLAATNAVTESADRAVFEAVLRQVGQSTADPAVTLRRERSVQPARFTELVEVVNHGSQQVTCTLRITAQADFAAMDAVKAGTALAAVEPACEGQRLTWTAGGDRLSLTASEPPADVRVDGPTDSLAVSLVADTEGTLLFELALAPGETWRRELTGLAESGTPTPFEPVAAADRPWDALELTCADSDFTRLLAQSEQDLARLLLADPQAPTDVFAAAGAPWFLTLFGRDSLWTARMLLPLGTELAAGTLRTLARRQGRATVAATEEQPGKILHEVRAEQQELGDGTRLPPRYFGTIDATPLWITLLHDAWRWGLPDSEVAELLPQLEAALNWLTEYGDPDGDGLLEYIDSTGTGLANQGWKDSGDSIRFRDGSQAKAPIALCEVQAYAYEAALAGATLLDAFHRPGAAGYRSWAARLQEAFRRAFWVADRHGRYPAIALDADKRPVDSVTSGMGHLLGTGLLDAEESRLVADRLLSPGLADGYGLRTYAAENGGYNPLGYHVGSIWPHDTAIAVHGLAKAGFPDHARRLAERLIAAGPAFEARLPELFAGTARSSSRRPAPYPASCRPQAWAAAAPVALLQALLGLQADVPAGRLTVHPAASRLLPLSVRGLRVAGVPLTVQIAADGTVQAQTSAAVEVLTSPPDRP
- a CDS encoding LacI family DNA-binding transcriptional regulator; translation: MAEVAAHAQVGRQTVSNAINSPELLRPETLARVRAAIEELGYRPHAAARSLRRRESRTIGYALEPSIAGRSNAVHDRFLHALTEAADAVGHRLLVFPAATAEQEIQRYDQLLREQAVDAFVLDRTRTADPRHRWLHDNGVPFVAFGRSWGEEGFGDWVDVDGSAGTEAATEHLATAGHALIGLLGWPQDSDAGEDRAAGWRRVLERRGLPLTGLRAAAVNSAEDARRATRELLEREVTAIVALSDTLALGCYDVLRERGLRPGDDVAVTGFDDSPIAALLDPALSSVEQPLEQVAQDCVRLLLARLADPQRASEQRLLTPRLIVRQSSQQSSQQSSQQGSQRSSR
- a CDS encoding carbohydrate ABC transporter permease, with the protein product MRTATAATAAVVEPGRGGATSTRRGPTRRGSSAARGQGLWGWLFVSPMVVILGLFLALPVVMALWVSLLNWDGQSNPFSGAADFVGLRNYQDLFTHDGLTRTLFMTSLRNNLYYVLLVVPLQTGLALALALAVNRRRLKGKGLFRTAFYFPSVTSSIAVSTVFLFLFQSSGAVNSLLKWVGIKGPNWFTDARGLVWVVLGGLGLVDPAAPPAALADHGALGLSWWDWLSGPSIAMCTIIFLVVWTTSGTFMLMFLAALQDIPEAQLESARLDGANGRQVLRHVIVPALRPVLFLVITLGLIGTWQVFDQVYVMSQGAPANTTLTPAFLSYGVSFKDAQYGTGAAISFVLLAIILLMTGLQRLLLRERDAGGARVALTRRVRARVRTQRQAQDQAGRAGR
- a CDS encoding GNAT family N-acetyltransferase, whose amino-acid sequence is MPNRPTAGRAPAGAAVLPAPPIRRARRQPLQHPLLRSWFLPEEPGLPTLAAHVLLTGHGAHWSEGPTTPRAAVVHCGPYRLLRGDPRFLRPERLAPLERGQFSMPDRFLPLLGATFSPVMPWVRLVYTQQLRPRRQPLPVGVRLRPLTPLDTARLDALGQELRWITETWGSSRALARTGGAWGAFVDGRLASVATVHLRGVSHEDLAVVTAPEFRRAGLALACVLAAATAIRHRGRIPTWSTPRSNGPSRALAEAAGFLPVREELVYWAGPAR
- a CDS encoding sugar ABC transporter substrate-binding protein, coding for MRRIALLPLAVSGLTLSLLATACSSGFSKTGASQQSSGKQELKVLIATSGAAETDAVKAATDAWAKATGNSVTVDIAQNMDQQLGQAFAGDNPPDVFYVSSDQFSTYAKRGALYAYGDQLKDRDAYSPTLLGAFTYNSKLYCAPKDQSTLALAINTDLWQKAGLTAADYPKTWDQLAAVAKKLTGNGVTGLSVNADYNELGGFFKQAGGWLTNADQTKMTASDQSNVQALAYVKQLLTDGVLKFPKDLDAGWGGEAFGKGKAAMTIEGNWLAGAMAKDFPGTPYALLPLPDGPAGKGTMDFTDCWGVATKSRHQAAAVALINELTSDSNQLTFAKTVGVMPSKQTLLAAFKQQDPKSAAWADGASYAQLPVNAPGMRQVMAQFNTSLAQLVSSDPTKLLADLQKNGESALSGNTQ
- a CDS encoding carbohydrate ABC transporter permease gives rise to the protein MNTPTPLRRKRSRTPRLLGTLLLAVVALVFLLPFVIQLATTFKTDPQAAASPLSLIPHPFTLASYRQLFGGGSDAVPFPTWLGNSVLVTVVVTVGRVFFDSLAGYALARLRFPGRGLLTVGLISVMAVPGVVLMIPKFLVVQYLGIYDTYTAMIVPLLVDAVGVFIMKQFFESVPQEIEEAARVDGAGVFRTYWSVILPMAKPALITLTVLSFQGTWNEFTHFVVTTQSADHATLTTGLVQFVSGGLGSGTQYPLKLTAALLATVPVAVVFFVFQRHFVRGGSTGALKE
- a CDS encoding TetR/AcrR family transcriptional regulator; translation: MARTKEFDPEAALQAAMELFWQRGYEATSMADLVERLGVGRASLYATFGSKHDLYLKALDRYAELTDPQLLAELSQPGPALPAVRAVLRRYALNSLGEQRERGCFVVNTAAELASHDAESARRVLASWDHLETLLASALTRAQAQGELGPQKDPRALARLLLALLQGVRLIGKACGDDGRVRDAIAQAESLLD
- a CDS encoding SDR family NAD(P)-dependent oxidoreductase, coding for MTASTATARFADRTVLVTGGGSGLGRAIALAFAAEGAKVVVSGRTAQSLDETVQLIGTAGGRGLAVVADTARPAEVEALVQRTVEAFGGLDVAVNNAGILRGIGPIAEVELDDWQEQLNTNVTGVWLAMKHEIAHMKAHGGGAIVNIASNLGAHRRVPNMVAYATSKAAVSALTRGAALDHIGDGVRINAVSPGSSATTMSLRPGESEAQRADRIKSGTPLGRLAQVEEVAAAVLYLASDAAGAVVGADLVIDSGSAA
- a CDS encoding MerR family transcriptional regulator; its protein translation is MRIGELSELTGTPRRLLRYYEEQGLIVAERAANGYREYDERFVDRVLQIRGLLDAGLPTRIIKQILPCLDKPRIIHFTDATPEMIATLEHERDRMTERVQFLTRNRDAIAEYLDAVRDNRSSKAG